TGTATGACATTATGGAGTTGACAAATCTATTTACCTTTCTTGCCCTATTACTAACGTTTCATCTTATCGGTAAAAGTAGCCATTTAATAATTAAAAGATTAAAGCAACCATTTATTGTTTTAGTCACTCTACTATTCATTATTTTATCTAATCCCTTTTTAAATCTAGCGGATGTGGCGTTAACCTCGGCCCAATCTGACATCCAACTTCGTTACTTTGAGTCTGCTGAGCTGATCAATGTCGACGAAGCAAAAGAGATCGCTTCAAAGCTAACAAATGATACAGAATTTACAATGAATCAACCAGAAACACAGGATTTTCATAATCGTTATTGGTTTAGGTCAGTGAACTATTCGATAGATATTGATGGAGTTTCGGGAAAAGTGATGAATCTTCATCGCAAAACTGGTCCTATAGGGGACTCGTTAACTGAAGAAGAGTATATTGATCGCTCGTTTGATTATCTAGAAAAAACTGGACGAACGTTAATTGAGCGTTCGCAAATTAATACGGAGGCTAAGCAAGAAGGTGAGCGTTATACGATTCGACTATTCCCTAAAATGACGGATGGCTCGTCATATGGTGAGGATTGGATGCAAACAGAAATTACGTGGGAAAAGGAGTCTGTGGTCCAATTTCATGAACGACTAAACTTGTACAAAGTAGATTCATTACTAGGAGTGCAGATCACAGAAGAGGGCATTGAGAAAACGTTGAAAGAGTGGTATGGATTAATAGGGAAGGAAGTACCTCCTTATGTTATTGATGATGTTCATAATGAATACAGTTATTTACCTGTAAGGATAAGTATTTCAACTAAAGCCGGTGAACGTGTACAAATAGATGGACGCACAGGAGATGTCATTGAATTTCAATTAGATCTTAATGAAGAGATTGAGTTTGACGGAGAAGAAGTAGAAGAGATGATTGTGAAACAGTTAGATTTACATGAGCAAGAGTGGACGCGGAAAAAAAATACTTATTTTTATGAGTGGAGTTTTAATGAGCCTGCTATAGATCAAATTTTCTATGTACATCGATTTAGTTACAGTGAAGTAGCCCCTGCTTTCAACTACAGTAGAGATATTGATTATTTCAACCGACCTAGTGTCAAGGTTTCAGTGGCTAGTAGGAAGGAAGCTTTTGATGTGATTAAAGATGAGCTAGACTATACTCCTTATGCCACGAGATATAGATTGACTCAAGTTGTCGATGATGATGGGTTTGTTCGTTTAGCTTGGTTGATTGTTATTCGACCTTATCAAAAAGCAGAACATCAATTGTATCTTGTTGATATTGAAACAAAAGAATGGGTGGCACTTTATGAATAAGAAGGATGAATGTGTAGTTTTTCGAGATTTGTATGAGTTATATGTGGACGATGAACTCGAAGTTGACTCAAAAGAATGGATGATGAGGCATGAGCAGGCATGTAGTGAATGTGTTATAGGATTAGATAAAAATGAGAGTGAAAGTTTTCATCAGGCAGATAAGGAGAAAATCTGGGGGATACGTATTATGATGACGTTGATGTATGCCCTGTTTATTTTGCTCTCAATCTGGATGTCCGTGTGGTATTTTTGGTAAATGAGTAACTGGAAAACACTAGAAGAATTGTATGCTCTTTATTACGATGAGATCTATACATACTTATTTCAGCGCACTAGAAAAAAGGAGATAGCTCAAGATTTAGCCCAAGATACCTTTATGAAAGCGTTCAAAGGACTAACTTCTTTTTCGGGAAAGTCGAGTATAAAAACATGGCTGTACACGATTGCTCATAACACATTCATTAATTGGTACCGCCGAGAAACGAAATTCATTCATTCACCCATTGAAGAATTGTTCACATTAGAGCAATACACGTATAAGGAGCCGGAAGAAGAATTAGCTTATAAAAATGACCGCGAACAAATGATGCAAGCGATTCATTCATTGAAAGAAGAATATCAAACAGTCATTATTTTGCGTGAATATCAGGAGTTATCCTACGATGAAATTGCTGATATATTGAATTGGAAGTTATCAAAAGTAAAGACGAACATACACCGAGCAAAGTTGGAATTGCGTAAACATATGACCAATAATGGAGGCGAGGTAGAATGAATTGTCATTTAGTAAGAGACCTGTTGCCTCTATATGTTGAAGGCGATTGCAGTGATAGAACCAATCAGTTAATCAAAGAACATTTAACGACTTGTAGGGAATGTCATGAACTCCATGAGTTGATGGAAGAACCTATTCATTTACCAATTGAGGATAAAGAAGAAATGATTGCTCAAAAACCAATCGAATCAACACTTTTTTGGAAGAAATATTACGGTGAATTGTTATGGAGGGGGATCGGGCTATTTCTGATGATCTATGTGGTAGTTGTGCTCATAACCTTATTGCGATAAGAACAGCAGACGAAAAAAACTTCGCACCTAACACACTCAGTTAAAACATCTTCTGCAGTGCTACAATTTCTTTCGTTTTATTTGTTGAACCTGTGTCTACATTAATAATTTCTTCTACGAGGTTTTTTACCGAATCGAGACATCTTGCTTTAGTATCCTCGTCACTTTTTAAAATGATGCTAAGACTAATGGAATCATGATCCACCCTCTCCTTTAAGTCACGATTTCCCTATTTTTTAAGGTATGTAAAAGGACAATTTATGCTGTATATCCTTTTTTATTTCGTTATATAAAAAAATCAATTGCGCCCTCAATTTCATCTTTCACATAAAATTGAGGGGCGATTGATTGTAAGTTGATTGGATATACAAATTATTAAAATGGGTTCGTACTCGGTGAACTACAGATTTGTTCTTCAAATTCGCTCTTAATTGTCAAGAACGTTTAATGAAACCTCATTACAAATTCACTCTGATTTTATGAGAGTTCATTATTGATCTAATTTTTTAATAACAATAGAAGCATTTACGTTTGTTGCTGTGCCTCCAGCTTGAGTCTGAAGGCCGACAGCTGCAGCAGATACATGATTTCGAAGGGTAATAATATCTCCAGCTTCTACAGCGATTATAGCCTGACCGTTGTTTTGCTGAGTTCCTGCTCCTGAACCATAGACTGTCTCTGGAACCAATACACCATTTATAAATATTGCGAATTGGTTTGGTTCTACACCAGACACGGAGAAAGTAACCTCGTAGTCTCCCGCAGTGGTAACTACAATTTCTGCGGTTCCAGGTATATGCGTAATTCCAGCTGTAGTTATTCCGGTGTTACTAAAAAGAACATCAGCATTTACAGCCACCGTCTGAGCAGTGAGGTTATAAATATAACCATATTCAAGTAATCCCCCAGCTCCCGGAGGTCCTATTGGTCCCGGAGGTCCCACTGGTCCCCGAAGTCCCGGAGGTCCCGGAGGTCCCGGGGGACAAATGCATTTCTTTTTTTTAGATTTGCATGTTTTACGCTTATAACATCTTTCACAACAATTATTTGAACTAAATTTCATAATATTCACTCCTTTTCTTTGTAGGTTATGACTGAAACTAACTTATTGCTTGTATTAATGCCTAAAAATCGATTACGTAATTTCAGTAGTATGATGAAACTTACGCCAGTAGTTAAAGGGAAGTGTAAACATAAAAAGACGAAGTGAGGATGATTCGAAACTACATGAAAGAGGACATAAATCATCACTAGATTCATTAGCAAGATTTAGTAACTTGAAATTTATGTCGTATAGAAACATTGAAAAAATGGAATCCAAACATGCAAGAAGTAGCAGCAAGTATGTTGGCAAGTGAAAGCAATGCAAGTGAAGAAAAGTTACTAAGCTTAGCTTAATAACTTTTTTCTCTAACTGATTCATCTAAAAGAAGAGAATAGAAGTTTTGAAGGGTACGGAATATTCACTCGCACATGATTAAACGAACCTCGCTCCTAACACCTCTTATTTGGTATAATTTAGATGGATTTACATACGTTTGAGGGTCCGTTAGAATACCGATCTTTTAAGTCATAGGGAGTAACGATGGGGGGCAGGATGTTGAAGGTGTTCTATGGAATCACAACTATTGTGTACTTCCTTTGGTTATTTGCATCACTTTGGTTTCCTGAACCAAGTTGGTGGTCTATTTTCTCATCAAATCGTTCTACACATACACCACTATTCGAGCAGGTATCAATAGTGAAAGTGGCCATAAGTGTGTTTGTATTTGTGGCAATTTCTTTTGTTAACAAACGTTATAAGAATTAGCCTGTACTCTCGCTAGTACACTTAAATTAGGGGAGTAAACAGATGAAAAAATTGCTCTTAGTAACTATTGTTTGGTTCTTTATCATACTGAGCGTTGTTGGTTACGCAGTTTATTGGATCTTTTTTGATTGGTCAAGGTTTGCTGATGAGTTAATCAATACATCTACATCCCCAAATGGTACATACACAATAAATGCTTATATTTCAGATGGTGGTGCGACGACTTCCTATGCTGTCTTAGGAGAGCTAGTATTTAATGAGAAGAAGAAGAGACCAAAAAAGATATATTGGCAGTATCGTACGGAAAAAGCAGAAATTGAATGGATGGATGATCAAACCGTGATGATTAACAAGGTTAAATTAAATCTACCACATGAAACGTATGATTATAGAAGAGGAGTTAAGTAAGCGGAAATTCGTATTACTTGGTTCGCAGGGTTTTGGTCTGTCGCGCCTAATACCCATTTGCATACAAACCGATCTTTTAAGTCATAAGGAGTAAAGTGCATTGGTTTGAAGACACTTATACAAACTTTATTGTACTAACGAAGCTAGTTTGCGCCATTGATGAAAGGTGGAGGAATGAAAGATGGAGATAGTAAAACAAAGGATTTTACAAGCGTTGACTTTAACAGACGATTTTTATAATCATATAGAGGATGGTTGTTTAAGTTTAAGAATTACTGACGTCCCTTCAAATACAATTGGAGAACAAGCATATTGTATTATCGGTGCGAGAGAAAGTTACTTAAAGGCTTTCAGAGTTGGTCAATGGAATGGCTTTGTTTGTAGTTTAACTGATAGTAATAATAAACCGTTAATAACAAGCAAATTGAAAGAAACACAAACAAACATAGAGAAATATTTCCAAGATATCAGCATAGGTGAAATGAATGCTAATATACTAATTGACTTACTAGAACATGAGGTTCAGCATCACGGACAATTAATTCGCTTTGCTTATGCAAATAAAATTGAGTTTCCAAAAAGCTGGAATGTACGTTATACTGTTTAGTTTTTTCTTCAACTCACGGGCAGAAATTTTGAACAGGAATAATGCTATAAGTATTAAGGTTGTGAATATAATATTTTGATGCAGAACCATCATAAAAATAAAGGTTACTTTGAATAAGAGGGGGATATTATCGTTGTCAAGAACAATTGAGTCATCATTTGTTGCTGAATTAGTGTCGACTGCGGTGTCAAAGAAAAACATTTATGGTGCTGTATTATGTGTGGAAAATGTGGACAGTTCTTTATCGCTCTTATACGGGGCTGGAAATCTAACTGTAAATAAACCATATTTTATCGCAAGCGTAACAAAATTATACGTCACGGCTGTTCTACTAAAATTAAAATCAAAAAATTGTCTGAATCTCCAAGATAAAATCTCAGAGTATTTGTCTGAGGAAATACTACATGAACTCCACATATATAAAGGTATAGAATACTCCAAAGATATAACAATCAAACACTTAATGTCCAATACATCAGGAATTCCTGATTATTTTTCTGCTAATCTAGTTAGGGAATTAACTGCAGGAAAAGATCAGAGTT
Above is a genomic segment from Bacillus sp. FJAT-45037 containing:
- a CDS encoding anti-sigma factor family protein, whose protein sequence is MNCHLVRDLLPLYVEGDCSDRTNQLIKEHLTTCRECHELHELMEEPIHLPIEDKEEMIAQKPIESTLFWKKYYGELLWRGIGLFLMIYVVVVLITLLR
- a CDS encoding DUF5412 domain-containing protein; translated protein: MKKLLLVTIVWFFIILSVVGYAVYWIFFDWSRFADELINTSTSPNGTYTINAYISDGGATTSYAVLGELVFNEKKKRPKKIYWQYRTEKAEIEWMDDQTVMINKVKLNLPHETYDYRRGVK
- a CDS encoding RNA polymerase sigma factor, whose protein sequence is MSNWKTLEELYALYYDEIYTYLFQRTRKKEIAQDLAQDTFMKAFKGLTSFSGKSSIKTWLYTIAHNTFINWYRRETKFIHSPIEELFTLEQYTYKEPEEELAYKNDREQMMQAIHSLKEEYQTVIILREYQELSYDEIADILNWKLSKVKTNIHRAKLELRKHMTNNGGEVE
- a CDS encoding zf-HC2 domain-containing protein; amino-acid sequence: MNKKDECVVFRDLYELYVDDELEVDSKEWMMRHEQACSECVIGLDKNESESFHQADKEKIWGIRIMMTLMYALFILLSIWMSVWYFW
- a CDS encoding BclA C-terminal domain-containing protein, coding for MGPPGPIGPPGAGGLLEYGYIYNLTAQTVAVNADVLFSNTGITTAGITHIPGTAEIVVTTAGDYEVTFSVSGVEPNQFAIFINGVLVPETVYGSGAGTQQNNGQAIIAVEAGDIITLRNHVSAAAVGLQTQAGGTATNVNASIVIKKLDQ